A genomic stretch from Penicillium digitatum chromosome 4, complete sequence includes:
- a CDS encoding NF-X1 finger and helicase domain protein — protein MENPVAEIPSVIQRLTQSPPSLQESVLERYFTSNASFVHPFCRVPNFEGSRWWVSRIFQWYKIMSPRIELEIHSIAFDEDKLKLYVNMSQIFSIWLVPFHVAPVTLTTVLDLTYDSVKSDAVTNGGHLLYYISKQEDLYQTSEFIKFVMPHIGYWIVFGWHLIATLFCALGVTLLWPILWLEEEGYIPGRFLRGGNLAYNMEKKIPEIEGQ, from the exons ATGGAAAATCCAG TGGCCGAAATACCTTCCGTTATCCAGCGTCTGACACAGTCGCCGCCGTCTTTGCAAGAATCCGTCCTTGAGCGGTATTTCACCAGCAATGCATCTTTTGTTCATCCATTTTGCCGAGTGCCCAATTTTGAAGGTAGCAGATGGTGGGTCTCAAGGATTTTTCAATGGTATAAGATCATGTCACCCCGGATCGAGCTGGAGATTCATTCTATTG CATTTGATGAAGATAAGCTCAAACTCTATGTGAATATGTCACAAATCTTCTCCATTTGGCTTGTTCCATTCCATGTCGCCCCGGTGACTCTCACAACGGTCTTGGATCTGACGTACGACTCAGTCAAGAGCGATGCTGTGACCAATGGCGGCCATTTGCTGTACTACATTTCTAAGCAAGAAGATCTTTATCAAACATCAGAGTTTATCAAGTTTGTCATGCCGCATATTGGGTATTGGATTGTTTTCGGTTGGCATCTCATTGCAACCCTTTTCTGTGCCCTGGGTGTGACTTTGCTATGGCCTATACTGTGGCTGGAAGAGGAGGGTTATATCCCAGGCCGCTTCTTGCGAGGGGGCAATTTGGCTTACAacatggagaagaagatcccaGAGATTGAAGGGCAGTGA